In Astatotilapia calliptera chromosome 20, fAstCal1.2, whole genome shotgun sequence, one genomic interval encodes:
- the LOC113012891 gene encoding kazrin-A-like, whose protein sequence is MLTSAFTHNHNRITHLSTHPDSDSLSSPTRLSLSDGSEDQLDRLQQVELARTTPMSLWRAGTVQAWLEVVMAMPMYIRACSENVKSGKVLLGLTDEDLELGLGVSNLMHRRKLRLAIEDYRDVENGRGLSKAADMDHHWVAKAWLSDVGLPQYSQAFHNHLIDGRVLNSLTRRDLERHLNITKKFHQVSLLLGIELLQLLHFDKEALQARRVQCEHHNVDPLVWTMHRVMKWIRDIDLKEFAESLLNSGVHGAVMVLDPTFNTDTMATVLGISSSKHMVRRHLVEEMKTLIGQASVDAKQEYEHLGLGTPPVLLRQNSLGRPPTSTARHTDEEGSLRRRAVKPPAGFSPKARNGRDLSCHSSYGSLPREVRDHTPPRAEGSPIRGYTSIEVTNV, encoded by the exons ATGCTCACCTCTGCTTTCACGCACAACCACAACCGCATCACCCATTTGTCTACCCACCCAGACTCGGATAGCCTCTCCAGCCCCACTCGCCTCAGCCTGTCAGACGGGTCAGAGGACCAGCTCGACCgtctgcagcaggtggagctggcCAGGACAACGCCCATGTCTCTGTGGAGGGCAGGCACCGTGCAGGCCTGGCTGGAGGTTGTCATGGCGATGCCCATGTACATCCGCGCCTGCTCAGAAAACGTCAAAAGCGGCAAG GTTTTACTGGGGTTAACGGATGAAGACCTGGAGCTGGGTCTAGGTGTCAGCAATTTGATGCATCGTCGGAAACTCCGCCTGGCCATTGAAGATTACAGAGATGTTGAGAACGGCAGAGG GCTGTCCAAGGCTGCGGATATGGACCACCACTGGGTGGCAAAAGCCTGGTTAAGCGATGTGGGTTTGCCTCAGTACTCCCAGGCCTTTCACAATCACTTGATAGATGGGCGGGTCCTGAACTCTTTGACACGTCGGGACCTCGAACGTCACTTAAACATCACCAAGAAGTTCCATCAGGTCAGCTTGCTGCTAGGCATCGAACTGCTGCAGTTGCTTCATTTTGACAAGGAG GCATTACAGGCTCGCCGGGTACAGTGCGAGCACCACAATGTGGATCCTCTGGTATGGACCATGCATCGGGTCATGAAATGGATCAGAGATATTGACCTCAAG GAGTTTGCTGAGAGTCTCCTAAACAGTGGCGTTCATGGGGCTGTCATGGTGCTAGACCCCACTTTCAACACTGACACGATGGCAACGGTGCTAGGAATCTCCAGCAGCAAACACATGGTTCGCCGACACCTTGTGGAAGAGATGAAAACACTAATTGGCCAAGCCAG CGTGGATGCCAAACAGGAATACGAGCATTTAGGTCTGGGGACACCACCTGTCCTCCTTCGTCAGAACTCTTTGGGCAGACCTCCCACCTCTACTGCCCGGCACACCGATGAAGAAGGCTCATTGAGAAGGAGGGCTGTGAAG CCTCCAGCAGGATTTAGTCCCAAAGCTCGCAATGGGCGGGACTTGAGTTGCCATAGCAGCTATGGCTCCCTGCCTAGAGAGGTTCGAGATCACACTCCGCCCAGGGCAGAAGGAAGCCCCATCCGTGGTTACACCAGCATCGAGGTCACCAACGTGTGA